A genome region from candidate division WOR-3 bacterium includes the following:
- the rplC gene encoding 50S ribosomal protein L3, protein MIGLIGQKGEMSQVYDEKGRVMPVTAIEVGRCIVVGLRTKERHGYCALQIGHGTPSKRQLTKPYEGQFKKAGVPAVRIVREFRVNSVDGFKVGQELTVDVFKPGDLVTVTGWTKGRGFAGGMKRWGWSGGPASHGSMSHRRIGSVSSGSSPGRVLPGRTLPGHYGCERVVIRNLKVVKVDSEAGVIYVRGAVPGYRGSDLLIKKVG, encoded by the coding sequence ATGATTGGACTTATCGGTCAGAAGGGTGAGATGAGCCAGGTTTATGATGAAAAGGGTCGGGTGATGCCGGTGACCGCAATTGAGGTTGGTAGATGCATTGTTGTCGGTTTGCGCACAAAAGAGCGGCATGGGTATTGTGCCTTGCAGATTGGGCATGGGACGCCAAGCAAGCGGCAGTTGACCAAGCCTTATGAAGGGCAGTTTAAGAAGGCGGGGGTGCCGGCTGTCCGAATTGTGCGGGAATTCAGGGTGAACAGTGTTGATGGGTTCAAGGTTGGGCAGGAGCTGACCGTTGATGTTTTTAAGCCCGGTGATTTGGTTACCGTTACTGGCTGGACAAAGGGTAGGGGTTTTGCCGGGGGGATGAAGCGTTGGGGCTGGAGTGGTGGACCGGCATCTCATGGTTCAATGTCCCATCGCCGGATTGGCTCGGTAAGTTCCGGTTCTTCGCCCGGCCGGGTTCTGCCGGGCAGGACCTTGCCCGGTCATTATGGATGTGAGCGGGTGGTGATAAGGAATCTGAAGGTGGTTAAGGTGGATTCCGAAGCAGGGGTGATTTATGTGCGAGGTGCGGTTCCTGGTTATCGCGGTTCTGACCTTTTAATTAAAAAGGTGGGTTGA
- the rpsJ gene encoding 30S ribosomal protein S10, which translates to MSLLRTSKKIRIKLKAYDHRLLDQSARDIVDVARRTGAQVSGPVPLPTKRTLFTVLRSPHVDKKSREQFELRVHKRLIEISNATAEMVDALMKLEVPAGVEVEIKSA; encoded by the coding sequence ATGAGCTTGTTAAGGACTTCAAAGAAGATAAGGATTAAGCTCAAGGCTTATGACCACCGGCTGCTTGACCAGTCGGCGCGTGACATCGTTGATGTGGCGAGGAGGACCGGCGCCCAGGTCTCCGGTCCGGTGCCCTTGCCCACAAAGCGCACCCTTTTTACGGTGCTGCGCTCTCCCCATGTTGATAAGAAGTCGCGCGAGCAGTTTGAGCTGCGGGTGCATAAGCGGCTGATTGAGATTTCCAATGCCACTGCGGAGATGGTTGATGCCTTGATGAAACTTGAGGTTCCGGCAGGGGTGGAGGTGGAGATAAAGTCGGCATGA